The Vampirovibrio chlorellavorus genome has a segment encoding these proteins:
- a CDS encoding hybrid sensor histidine kinase/response regulator: protein MVHCTVGAYNNNVSPSPQETMNQQAQTASTDAPPVLASRTGVIFIVDDEMMVTLSLQTMLSLETPHQVHCFNNPQDALEQVSVMRPDVVISDFSMPGLDGIQFLRKVKALLPESTLILLTGYADKKNAIEAINTVGIYRYIEKPWDNEDLKLSIENGLERSRLVGDLKTSVAELSEARRSLERHNVHLESLVAERTRDLQDTYQKLQSIVNNTADGILTLSPQLTITSVNPAASQWLGQKLNLTAAQAAAKPIQTVLTLPPANGQPRRIEELFQITPGPQTAEVLLGDLPLEANISALSAQSDMATPGFVVVLRDITQRKDIERLRDDFMSTLTHDLRTPLLAAIQTLGFFADGTLGELSEKQLELIHMLTQSNRELLGLVNVLLEVYKYESGRQNLILDTVSVGDLLEQITQELEALARHREQTLRLESLDDFPLSEYRVRGDKQELKRVFVNLIGNAINFTPKNGQIQVVLQQESNANPPQGPNLRIQVIDNGRGIPAADIPVLFQRFSQGTSKQRSSGSGLGLYLSRQIVEAHQGQIGVESEEGKGSRFFVVLPTL, encoded by the coding sequence ATGGTACACTGCACGGTTGGGGCTTATAATAATAACGTAAGCCCCAGTCCACAGGAAACCATGAATCAGCAAGCGCAAACCGCGTCCACGGACGCGCCCCCTGTTTTGGCCAGCCGAACCGGCGTCATCTTCATCGTGGATGATGAAATGATGGTCACCCTCAGCCTGCAAACCATGCTCAGTCTGGAAACCCCTCACCAGGTTCACTGTTTCAACAACCCACAGGATGCCCTGGAGCAGGTGAGCGTAATGCGCCCCGATGTGGTCATCTCGGATTTCTCCATGCCCGGGCTGGACGGCATTCAGTTTCTGCGGAAGGTCAAAGCCCTGCTCCCGGAAAGCACCCTGATTCTGCTGACGGGCTACGCGGACAAGAAAAACGCCATTGAGGCCATTAACACCGTGGGCATTTATCGCTACATCGAGAAGCCCTGGGACAACGAGGATCTCAAACTCAGCATTGAAAACGGACTGGAACGCAGTCGGCTGGTTGGCGATCTCAAGACCTCTGTGGCGGAACTCAGCGAGGCCCGTCGGTCGCTGGAGCGTCACAATGTCCATCTGGAAAGTCTGGTGGCCGAGCGCACCCGGGATTTACAGGACACCTACCAAAAGCTGCAATCCATCGTCAACAACACCGCCGATGGCATTTTGACCCTCAGCCCCCAGCTGACCATCACCTCGGTCAACCCGGCAGCCAGTCAATGGCTGGGGCAAAAACTGAACCTGACCGCTGCGCAAGCCGCAGCAAAACCCATTCAGACGGTATTGACCCTCCCCCCGGCCAACGGTCAACCGCGCCGGATTGAGGAACTGTTCCAGATCACGCCCGGCCCCCAAACCGCGGAGGTCCTGCTGGGAGATCTCCCGCTGGAAGCCAATATCTCGGCCTTGTCCGCTCAGTCGGATATGGCAACGCCGGGTTTTGTGGTAGTGCTACGGGATATCACCCAGCGCAAGGATATCGAGCGCCTGCGGGATGACTTTATGTCCACCCTGACCCACGATTTACGCACCCCGCTGCTGGCAGCCATCCAGACTCTGGGCTTTTTCGCCGACGGCACCCTGGGAGAACTTTCCGAGAAGCAACTGGAATTGATTCACATGCTGACCCAAAGCAACCGGGAACTGCTGGGGCTGGTCAACGTACTATTGGAAGTCTACAAATACGAATCGGGGCGGCAAAACCTGATTCTGGACACCGTCAGCGTGGGCGATTTACTCGAACAAATCACCCAGGAGCTGGAAGCGCTGGCCAGACACCGGGAACAGACCCTCAGGCTGGAGTCCCTGGATGACTTTCCGCTCTCCGAATACCGAGTGCGTGGGGATAAACAGGAGCTGAAGCGGGTCTTTGTGAATCTGATCGGCAATGCCATCAACTTTACCCCCAAAAATGGTCAAATTCAGGTGGTGTTGCAACAGGAAAGCAACGCCAACCCGCCACAGGGTCCCAACCTGCGCATTCAGGTCATAGACAACGGTCGGGGCATTCCAGCAGCGGATATTCCCGTACTTTTTCAGCGCTTTTCCCAAGGCACCAGCAAGCAGCGCTCCTCGGGCTCCGGCTTGGGCCTGTACCTCAGTCGGCAAATCGTGGAGGCCCATCAGGGGCAAATCGGGGTGGAAAGCGAAGAGGGCAAGGGCAGCCGCTTTTTCGTGGTGCTTCCAACCCTATAG
- the gmk gene encoding guanylate kinase, translating into MNQPVPGHIYIITGPSGVGKGTLCKMLLAVEPNLTLSISATSRAMRAGETDGVSYHFKTRDAFEAMIAHDQAQPDAERHHLLEWAEYNGNYYGTPRSVVQEALAAGSSVLLEIETQGALQVKRKFPSAHLIFVAPPSLEALAYRLRTRGTEAEAEIASRLEISRHEMTLQDQFDYVLVNERLETCLDAIREIMAGTASGRTLR; encoded by the coding sequence ATGAACCAACCCGTCCCCGGCCATATTTACATCATCACCGGCCCCTCCGGTGTGGGTAAAGGCACGCTGTGCAAGATGTTGCTGGCCGTTGAGCCCAATCTGACCTTGTCGATTTCCGCCACCAGTCGGGCCATGCGGGCCGGAGAAACGGATGGGGTGAGCTATCACTTCAAAACCCGGGACGCGTTTGAGGCCATGATCGCCCATGATCAGGCTCAGCCCGATGCCGAGCGGCATCATTTGCTGGAGTGGGCCGAGTATAACGGGAATTATTATGGAACCCCTCGCTCGGTGGTTCAGGAGGCTTTGGCAGCGGGTAGCAGCGTGTTGCTGGAGATTGAAACCCAGGGCGCCCTTCAGGTGAAACGAAAATTCCCGTCGGCGCACCTGATTTTTGTGGCCCCGCCCAGCCTGGAAGCGTTGGCGTATCGCCTGCGCACCCGAGGCACTGAGGCGGAAGCGGAGATTGCCAGTCGTCTGGAAATTTCCCGGCACGAGATGACCTTGCAGGATCAGTTTGACTATGTGCTGGTCAATGAGCGTTTGGAAACGTGCCTGGACGCCATCCGGGAGATCATGGCCGGAACCGCTTCGGGGCGCACCTTGCGCTAA
- a CDS encoding radical SAM protein: MATLLSDNQRNVKLRPEAENAKRLALLGVDLSKYPSVYHREVYDPIQSRTDRALFGPIMRGFAAQMLYQVPDPVMLTHILTTRCNYSCGFCSFADTLNAKTNEMSLAEIEKTYASIGKNLNVIVYSGGETTLNRQLPEIIEAAYRLTPVQSVYIISNAWKPELLLEITHRIMQTCPNLHLTWSLSIEGPKEANNAIRYTKSSSWDAWQNSIDALEALKTIRELYDYDHLDIQLCTVCSPSNVEVMDDWYLMVRDILKPDKWNLNLMRRSVQMTGHDLPTFQDRRAKRELEPFEAKYLEITQRVKEDVLSGRLKFLYHTSTPEDGALKSAVDLISQEENRRTVVEEKPMFCCKAGSLGAYISSEGEVSGCEEFAHNPTENKSFGNLRQADFNFQSLWQGEKAKFYREQVGKARECRGCTLESQRNYPSILVSFNTLIKAKQLAGQIR; encoded by the coding sequence ATGGCAACCTTGCTCTCAGATAATCAGCGGAACGTCAAATTGCGCCCAGAGGCGGAGAACGCCAAGCGCCTGGCTTTGTTGGGGGTTGACTTAAGCAAGTATCCCTCTGTCTACCATCGAGAGGTCTATGACCCCATCCAATCCCGCACGGATCGGGCCCTGTTTGGGCCGATTATGCGGGGCTTCGCGGCCCAGATGCTTTATCAGGTGCCGGACCCGGTCATGCTGACCCATATTTTGACCACCCGTTGTAACTACAGCTGCGGCTTTTGCTCCTTTGCCGATACGCTGAACGCCAAAACCAATGAAATGAGTCTGGCCGAGATTGAGAAGACCTACGCTTCCATTGGCAAAAACCTGAATGTCATTGTGTACTCTGGCGGAGAGACGACCCTGAACCGTCAACTGCCGGAAATCATTGAGGCGGCTTATCGTCTCACGCCGGTTCAGTCGGTGTATATCATCTCCAATGCCTGGAAGCCTGAATTGCTTCTGGAAATTACCCATCGCATTATGCAGACCTGCCCCAATCTCCATCTGACCTGGAGTTTGAGCATTGAAGGCCCCAAAGAGGCCAATAACGCCATTCGCTATACCAAGTCCAGCTCCTGGGACGCCTGGCAGAACAGTATTGACGCGCTGGAAGCCTTGAAAACCATCCGGGAGCTGTACGACTACGATCATCTGGACATTCAGCTCTGCACGGTCTGCTCGCCCAGCAATGTGGAGGTGATGGATGACTGGTACCTGATGGTTCGGGATATTTTAAAGCCGGACAAATGGAACCTGAATCTGATGCGCCGCAGTGTGCAGATGACCGGCCACGATTTGCCCACTTTTCAGGATCGTCGGGCCAAGCGGGAACTGGAGCCTTTTGAGGCCAAGTACCTGGAAATCACCCAGCGGGTGAAAGAGGATGTCTTGTCTGGTCGCCTGAAGTTCCTGTACCACACCAGCACCCCGGAGGATGGGGCCCTGAAGTCGGCGGTAGACCTGATTAGCCAGGAAGAGAACCGCCGCACCGTGGTGGAAGAAAAACCCATGTTTTGCTGCAAGGCGGGGAGCCTGGGCGCTTACATCAGCAGTGAAGGTGAAGTCAGCGGTTGTGAGGAGTTTGCCCACAATCCCACGGAAAACAAGTCCTTTGGCAACCTGCGGCAGGCCGATTTCAACTTCCAGAGCCTGTGGCAGGGCGAAAAGGCCAAATTCTACCGGGAGCAGGTGGGCAAGGCCAGAGAATGCCGTGGCTGTACCCTGGAAAGCCAGCGGAATTACCCTTCCATTCTGGTGTCCTTCAACACCCTGATCAAGGCCAAGCAACTGGCCGGGCAAATCCGCTAG
- the smpB gene encoding SsrA-binding protein SmpB — MTTKDKATKRQSSLIVNNKKAYHEYHVLETFKTGIVLTGTEIKSLRAGKVSMNDSHARIHNSEVFLYGLQISAYEQGSYNNHQPDRVRKLLLTRQEIKKLIGKTKESGLTLIPLKLFFERCWVKVELGLCKGKKLHDKRDAISERDSKREISRALKQGNR, encoded by the coding sequence ATGACCACCAAAGACAAAGCAACCAAGCGGCAAAGCAGCCTGATTGTGAACAACAAGAAGGCCTACCACGAATATCACGTTCTGGAGACCTTCAAAACAGGCATTGTGCTGACCGGAACCGAGATTAAATCCCTGCGGGCCGGGAAAGTTTCCATGAATGACAGCCACGCCCGCATCCACAACAGTGAAGTCTTTCTGTACGGCCTGCAAATCAGCGCCTATGAGCAGGGAAGCTACAACAACCACCAGCCGGATCGGGTGCGCAAGCTGCTGTTAACCCGTCAGGAAATCAAGAAACTGATCGGCAAAACCAAGGAATCCGGGCTGACCCTGATTCCCCTGAAACTGTTTTTTGAGCGCTGCTGGGTCAAAGTGGAGCTGGGACTGTGCAAGGGTAAAAAATTGCACGATAAACGGGACGCCATTTCCGAGCGGGACAGCAAGCGGGAAATCAGCCGGGCCCTGAAGCAGGGAAATCGCTAA
- a CDS encoding GNAT family N-acetyltransferase, whose translation MIKIRALRPSELRQVLTLLNRYSDRESEYSLLKTMQQLYIPMHRVSQLLPLNLQFMPAIFVAVAEDKVLGMIWLSRDGSHSRRWKIDHLILDPDSFSYDVGTQLVNYVINRYGGDGVQTFLAYVDQHYETGLALLKSCGFRRSARQHYFVHRNPANLKLPPVTLDGLRDSHNGDCAKLATLYNDCLPVDARVGLSKGWRDFYRPMPLRLIEKTRGAFNRRWVFQDLARDCFIGSVELVTRDYKDFTLHILASPGWQSAYRDLVTYAVQQVLLTTTGATLYVECFEFCKAGLETLEQLGFQRLGIAEVLLKDYWIPVEDKGSRLQSPILLFSGRPTPAMNCRIWESAGQPPEALGGWLD comes from the coding sequence ATGATTAAAATCAGGGCGCTGCGCCCCAGCGAACTTCGACAGGTACTGACCTTGCTGAATCGCTATAGTGATCGGGAGTCGGAATACTCTCTGTTGAAGACCATGCAACAGTTGTACATCCCCATGCACCGGGTTAGCCAGCTGTTGCCCCTGAATTTGCAGTTTATGCCCGCTATTTTCGTGGCTGTGGCCGAGGACAAGGTGTTGGGCATGATCTGGCTGAGCCGGGATGGCTCGCATTCCCGCCGCTGGAAGATTGATCATCTGATTCTGGATCCGGATTCTTTTTCCTACGATGTGGGGACGCAGCTGGTCAATTACGTGATCAACCGCTACGGGGGCGATGGGGTTCAAACCTTTCTGGCCTATGTGGATCAGCATTACGAGACGGGTCTGGCCCTGCTCAAGTCCTGTGGCTTCCGCCGCAGTGCCCGGCAGCATTACTTTGTCCACCGGAATCCGGCCAACCTTAAGTTGCCCCCCGTTACTCTGGATGGGCTGCGTGACAGTCACAACGGCGATTGCGCCAAGCTGGCCACTTTGTACAACGATTGTTTGCCCGTGGATGCCAGAGTGGGTCTCAGTAAAGGGTGGCGGGATTTTTACCGGCCCATGCCCCTCCGGCTCATTGAGAAGACGCGGGGGGCCTTCAACCGGCGTTGGGTCTTTCAGGATTTGGCCCGGGATTGTTTTATTGGCTCCGTGGAACTGGTGACCCGGGATTATAAGGATTTTACCCTGCATATCCTGGCCAGTCCAGGCTGGCAAAGCGCCTACCGGGATTTGGTCACTTATGCCGTACAGCAGGTGTTACTGACCACCACAGGGGCTACCTTGTATGTGGAATGCTTCGAGTTCTGCAAGGCTGGTCTGGAAACACTGGAGCAGTTGGGTTTTCAGCGGCTGGGGATTGCGGAGGTGCTGTTAAAGGATTACTGGATACCGGTTGAGGATAAGGGCAGTCGCTTGCAGTCGCCCATTTTGCTGTTTTCGGGGCGTCCCACCCCGGCTATGAACTGTCGGATCTGGGAATCCGCCGGGCAGCCCCCGGAGGCACTGGGCGGCTGGCTGGATTGA
- a CDS encoding MGDG synthase family glycosyltransferase, producing MASQNVLILSSNTGGGHRSAANALQNSLVKVSGGETTVTVTQVLEEAHYISRKAADFYNFLLRDHQDLMHYYFNAVNKFRPNESRLIFKSAMGYAQRIFSKMKPDVIVSVHPMTQHFFAYVLRRLKLQDQIPLLTVVTDPYQGFWRGWACEDVRQYYVASEFAKKQLMDFGVEAYKIQVMGMPVHSKFHPVTDMEKRLIRSQLGLTPERFTIFMNAGWVGGGNIFSIYQALLTNAGLAQAPIQVVFLAGRNEELLHAAQAIADQAEVPVKVLSFTNEIESLMMASDIMITKMGGLTTFEALSCRLPLIADAVTPPMPQESQTAAFLASTGAALMLKQPEQIVPMIESLLESPGRYAALKEAAALHGRPGASDHIAQDVLRFIQDSVFLDQPVLA from the coding sequence ATGGCATCGCAAAACGTCCTGATTCTTTCATCCAATACCGGTGGTGGACACCGTAGCGCCGCCAACGCGCTCCAAAACAGTCTGGTTAAAGTTTCGGGTGGAGAAACCACGGTTACGGTCACCCAGGTTCTGGAAGAAGCCCATTACATCAGTCGTAAAGCCGCTGACTTCTATAATTTTCTCCTGCGTGATCATCAGGACTTGATGCACTACTACTTTAACGCCGTCAACAAGTTTCGCCCCAACGAGTCCCGGCTTATTTTCAAGAGCGCCATGGGTTACGCCCAGCGCATATTCAGTAAGATGAAGCCGGATGTCATTGTGTCGGTGCATCCCATGACCCAGCATTTTTTCGCTTATGTGCTACGTCGCTTGAAGCTACAGGATCAGATTCCCTTGCTGACCGTGGTGACGGATCCGTATCAGGGGTTTTGGCGGGGCTGGGCTTGTGAGGATGTGCGCCAGTATTACGTGGCCAGTGAATTCGCTAAAAAGCAGCTGATGGATTTTGGGGTGGAAGCCTACAAGATTCAGGTGATGGGCATGCCAGTACACTCCAAGTTTCATCCGGTCACCGATATGGAAAAGCGCCTCATTCGCAGTCAACTGGGGTTGACCCCGGAACGGTTCACCATTTTTATGAACGCTGGCTGGGTGGGTGGCGGAAATATCTTTAGCATCTATCAGGCCCTGCTTACCAATGCCGGTTTGGCCCAGGCTCCCATTCAGGTGGTGTTTCTGGCTGGGCGAAACGAAGAATTGCTGCATGCGGCCCAGGCGATTGCCGATCAGGCTGAAGTGCCGGTCAAGGTGCTGAGTTTTACCAATGAGATCGAGAGCCTGATGATGGCTTCCGACATTATGATTACCAAAATGGGCGGATTAACCACGTTTGAAGCGTTGAGCTGTCGTTTGCCCCTGATTGCCGACGCCGTGACCCCACCCATGCCGCAAGAGTCCCAGACCGCAGCGTTTTTGGCCAGTACCGGCGCTGCCTTGATGCTGAAGCAGCCCGAGCAAATTGTGCCTATGATAGAATCTTTGCTAGAATCTCCAGGTCGCTACGCTGCGCTAAAAGAAGCCGCCGCGCTTCATGGGCGTCCCGGCGCTTCGGATCATATCGCTCAGGATGTGCTGCGTTTTATACAAGACTCCGTGTTTCTGGATCAGCCTGTACTTGCGTAA
- a CDS encoding SDR family NAD(P)-dependent oxidoreductase, protein MSGLLDGKKAFISGGSRGLGKALCEVFAREGADVAFNYNSNDAEAQDTVRRIEQYGRKAMAFKVSVVDKPAIKQMVADIMAEFGRIDALVNNAAINKADSFVTTTESAWLNVINTNVNGLYYITKPFFKQMLRQRAGSILNLTSIGAIRALPTSVHYATSKAAVIGFTKCLAKEAGTFNVNVNGIAAGIFDTDLGHSLPDKFKEVYEMWCTKGRMGRPEELAEFAAFMVSDRNTYMTGEIITIDGGSVV, encoded by the coding sequence ATGAGTGGACTGCTAGACGGTAAAAAGGCCTTTATTTCAGGGGGCTCCCGGGGGCTTGGTAAAGCGTTGTGCGAAGTATTCGCCAGAGAAGGCGCGGACGTGGCCTTTAATTACAATTCCAATGACGCCGAAGCCCAGGATACCGTTCGCCGTATTGAGCAATACGGTCGTAAAGCCATGGCTTTCAAGGTGTCTGTGGTGGATAAGCCCGCCATCAAGCAGATGGTCGCTGATATCATGGCCGAATTCGGGCGCATTGATGCCCTGGTGAATAACGCGGCCATTAACAAGGCCGACAGTTTTGTGACCACCACGGAAAGCGCCTGGCTGAACGTCATCAACACCAACGTGAATGGCCTGTACTACATTACCAAGCCTTTTTTCAAGCAAATGCTGCGCCAGCGCGCCGGAAGCATCCTGAACCTGACTTCTATCGGGGCCATTCGGGCCTTGCCCACCTCGGTGCATTACGCCACCAGTAAAGCGGCTGTCATTGGCTTCACCAAGTGTCTGGCCAAGGAGGCTGGCACCTTTAACGTGAATGTAAACGGCATTGCCGCCGGAATTTTTGACACCGATCTGGGGCACTCCCTGCCGGATAAATTCAAGGAAGTGTATGAAATGTGGTGTACCAAGGGCCGCATGGGTCGCCCGGAAGAGTTGGCCGAGTTTGCCGCCTTTATGGTGTCGGATCGCAATACCTACATGACCGGCGAAATTATTACCATTGACGGGGGCAGTGTGGTTTAG
- a CDS encoding HesB/IscA family protein: MAEIAEQAPEQAQNSIIEVTPAAVTKAREVLKDSANTGIRVAVVGGGCAGLQYDLQPAEQSAEGDLVLDFDGVSFFVNPMVVPYIKGTRIDFSNALMDGGFKFINPNATSSCGCGTSFGI; encoded by the coding sequence ATGGCTGAAATCGCCGAGCAAGCCCCTGAACAGGCTCAGAATTCCATCATTGAAGTAACCCCCGCAGCGGTGACCAAGGCCCGAGAGGTGCTGAAAGACTCTGCCAATACCGGGATTCGGGTGGCCGTGGTCGGTGGCGGTTGCGCTGGCCTGCAATACGACCTACAGCCCGCTGAGCAGTCGGCGGAAGGGGATTTGGTGCTGGACTTTGATGGGGTGTCCTTTTTCGTGAACCCCATGGTGGTTCCCTATATCAAGGGCACCCGCATCGATTTTTCCAACGCCCTGATGGATGGCGGCTTTAAATTTATCAATCCCAACGCCACCAGTTCCTGCGGCTGCGGCACCTCGTTCGGTATTTAA
- a CDS encoding NifU family protein — MEETLQTPATEAVVVDRDKVQEVLNMLRPYLQADGGDVELIDVTAEGVVQVRLQGACGTCPSSTYTLKMGIEEQLKQYVPGVTEVVSV, encoded by the coding sequence ATGGAAGAGACTCTGCAAACCCCGGCGACTGAGGCCGTTGTGGTCGATCGCGACAAGGTTCAGGAAGTGCTGAACATGCTGCGCCCTTACCTGCAAGCCGATGGCGGCGATGTGGAACTGATTGACGTGACCGCCGAAGGCGTGGTTCAGGTTCGCCTGCAAGGGGCCTGCGGTACCTGCCCCAGCTCCACCTACACCCTGAAAATGGGCATTGAGGAGCAGCTCAAGCAGTACGTTCCCGGCGTGACCGAAGTGGTTTCTGTCTAG
- the bioF gene encoding 8-amino-7-oxononanoate synthase yields the protein MAGIDLSLLAGYQAALAQKAQVGQLRRCRELVWTPEAGPMAVRVEGQPAINFSSNDYLGWARHPRLQAAAVQAVEQFGTGSTASRLIGGTNPLVLALESKLAAFKHAEAALVFNSGYQANVAILQAILGPDDYVFADRLNHASLIDGCLLSKAHWSRYRHLDLGHLAEKLAKAPAEARKWVITDSVFSMDGDYPDLKALVDVAERYGALVMVDEAHATGLFGHGGAGLCQQFGVSDRVALQMGTFSKALGGSGAYVAGPQVLIDWLVNQARGFIYSTAQSPTVLGASLAALDLLQEEPVWRERLWRNVRTLEQAVRAHGLQDWIPLPLKSAIVPVLIGDSVRTVAMSEALLAAGYFVQGIRPPTVPPKTARLRIALSAAHTEAQIESLCAALATLLRVT from the coding sequence ATGGCAGGAATTGATCTTTCATTGTTGGCAGGCTATCAGGCAGCGTTGGCGCAAAAGGCCCAAGTGGGCCAGTTACGGCGCTGCCGAGAGCTGGTGTGGACGCCTGAGGCTGGCCCCATGGCCGTTCGAGTGGAAGGACAGCCAGCCATTAACTTTAGTAGTAACGATTATCTGGGCTGGGCCCGGCATCCCCGTTTGCAGGCTGCCGCCGTGCAAGCCGTGGAGCAGTTCGGCACGGGAAGCACCGCCTCCCGGTTGATTGGGGGTACCAACCCGCTGGTGCTGGCTTTGGAGTCCAAGCTGGCCGCCTTCAAGCATGCGGAGGCCGCGCTGGTGTTCAACTCCGGCTATCAGGCCAATGTGGCCATTTTGCAGGCCATTTTGGGGCCGGATGATTACGTTTTTGCCGATCGCCTGAACCATGCCAGCCTGATTGATGGCTGTTTGCTGTCCAAGGCCCATTGGAGCCGTTATCGTCATCTGGATTTGGGCCATTTGGCGGAAAAACTGGCAAAGGCCCCGGCTGAAGCCCGCAAGTGGGTGATCACCGATAGTGTGTTCTCCATGGATGGGGATTACCCGGATTTAAAGGCCCTGGTGGACGTTGCCGAGCGTTACGGGGCCTTGGTGATGGTGGATGAGGCTCATGCTACGGGCCTGTTCGGCCATGGCGGGGCGGGATTGTGCCAGCAGTTTGGGGTCAGTGATCGGGTGGCCTTGCAAATGGGCACGTTCAGCAAGGCCTTGGGTGGATCGGGTGCCTACGTGGCCGGGCCTCAGGTGTTAATCGACTGGTTGGTCAATCAGGCCCGAGGCTTTATATACTCCACTGCCCAGTCGCCGACGGTGCTGGGCGCCTCTCTGGCGGCGCTGGATTTGCTTCAAGAGGAGCCTGTGTGGCGGGAGCGCTTGTGGCGCAATGTGCGGACTCTTGAGCAAGCGGTGAGGGCCCACGGTCTGCAAGACTGGATTCCCCTGCCCCTCAAGAGCGCCATTGTGCCCGTGCTGATTGGAGACAGCGTCCGCACGGTGGCCATGAGTGAGGCGCTGTTGGCGGCGGGCTATTTTGTGCAGGGCATTCGTCCGCCCACCGTGCCCCCAAAAACGGCTCGCTTGCGGATTGCCTTGTCCGCTGCACACACAGAGGCCCAGATTGAAAGCCTGTGCGCCGCTTTGGCAACTTTGCTGCGGGTCACTTGA